Proteins encoded by one window of Nocardioides euryhalodurans:
- a CDS encoding alpha-1,4-glucan--maltose-1-phosphate maltosyltransferase — protein sequence MVGRIPVMDVEPLVDLGRQPAKATVGEPFPVTATVFREGHDKLSAEVVLVDPHGTRRDPVRMVPQGDEPDHYVAWVTPDSPGAWTFEVQAWSDPIATWQHDAGIKIRADVDVELMFTEGRLILERVLADLSPSEARARDLVTAGIDAAGDTDRPVPARLAALEAPELAAVLREHPLRELVTVEGPFPAYADRERALYGSWYEFFPRSEGARKDPRTGTVTSGNLRTAAKRLDAVAAMGFDVIYLPPIHPIGEVNRKGPNNTLTPGPEDTGSPWAIGSRDGGHDAIHPDLGTFDDFDAFVERARSVGLEVALDLALQAAPDHPWVTSHPEWFTTRADGTIAYAENPPKKYQDIYPLNFDNDPAGIADEVLRIVRLWVSHGVRIFRVDNPHTKPVAFWEWLLREVRTTDPDVLFLAEAFTKPAMMRGLGAIGFQQSYTYFTWRTAKTEIEDYLVELATETDHLMRPNFFVNTPDILHAFLQYGGPPAFKIRAALAATSSPSWGVYAGYELFEHVAVKPGSEEYLDSEKYQVRVRDWGDPEATAFEGVRSLAPYLTRLNEVRRAHPALQRLRNLTVHRTDDEHVLAFSKREGDDVVVVVINLDPHSTRETTVHLDLPALGLDWNESFAVHDELTDQTWAWGEHNYVRLDPFIEPAHVLAVRRTR from the coding sequence ATGGTCGGACGCATCCCCGTCATGGACGTCGAGCCCCTGGTCGACCTCGGTCGACAGCCTGCGAAGGCCACGGTGGGCGAGCCGTTCCCCGTGACCGCGACCGTGTTCAGAGAGGGACACGACAAGCTCAGCGCCGAGGTGGTCCTCGTGGACCCCCACGGCACTCGCCGAGACCCCGTGCGCATGGTGCCCCAGGGCGACGAGCCCGACCACTACGTCGCGTGGGTCACCCCCGACTCCCCCGGCGCCTGGACCTTCGAGGTGCAGGCCTGGTCCGACCCGATCGCCACCTGGCAGCACGACGCCGGGATCAAGATCCGGGCCGACGTGGACGTCGAGCTGATGTTCACCGAGGGCCGGCTGATCCTCGAGCGGGTCCTGGCCGACCTGTCTCCGAGCGAGGCCCGGGCGCGCGACCTGGTCACCGCCGGCATCGACGCTGCCGGCGACACCGACCGGCCGGTGCCGGCCAGGCTGGCCGCCCTGGAGGCCCCCGAGCTCGCAGCCGTGCTGCGCGAGCACCCGCTGCGCGAGCTGGTCACGGTCGAGGGACCGTTCCCGGCGTACGCCGACCGGGAGCGCGCTCTCTACGGCAGCTGGTACGAGTTCTTCCCGCGCTCGGAGGGCGCGCGGAAGGACCCGCGGACCGGCACGGTCACGAGCGGCAACCTCCGCACGGCCGCGAAGCGGCTGGACGCCGTGGCGGCCATGGGCTTCGACGTCATCTACCTGCCGCCGATCCACCCGATCGGCGAGGTCAACCGCAAGGGCCCCAACAACACCCTGACCCCCGGCCCCGAGGACACCGGGTCGCCGTGGGCGATCGGGTCCAGGGACGGCGGTCACGACGCGATCCACCCCGACCTCGGCACCTTCGACGACTTCGACGCCTTCGTCGAGCGGGCCCGCTCGGTGGGCCTCGAGGTGGCGCTGGACCTCGCCCTGCAGGCCGCGCCCGACCACCCGTGGGTGACCTCCCACCCGGAGTGGTTCACCACGCGTGCCGACGGCACCATCGCCTACGCCGAGAACCCGCCCAAGAAGTACCAGGACATCTACCCGCTCAACTTCGACAACGACCCCGCAGGGATCGCCGACGAGGTGCTGCGGATCGTCCGACTGTGGGTGTCCCACGGCGTTCGCATCTTCCGGGTCGACAACCCCCACACCAAGCCGGTGGCGTTCTGGGAGTGGCTGCTGCGCGAGGTCCGCACCACCGACCCCGACGTGCTCTTCCTCGCCGAGGCGTTCACGAAGCCGGCCATGATGCGCGGCCTCGGTGCGATCGGCTTCCAGCAGTCCTACACCTACTTCACGTGGCGCACGGCCAAGACCGAGATCGAGGACTACCTCGTCGAGCTCGCGACCGAGACCGACCACCTGATGCGGCCCAACTTCTTCGTCAACACCCCCGACATCCTGCACGCCTTCCTCCAGTACGGCGGCCCGCCGGCGTTCAAGATCCGGGCCGCCCTCGCGGCGACCTCGTCCCCCAGCTGGGGCGTGTACGCCGGCTACGAGCTCTTCGAGCACGTCGCGGTCAAGCCCGGGAGCGAGGAGTACCTCGACTCGGAGAAGTACCAGGTCCGTGTCCGCGACTGGGGTGACCCCGAGGCCACCGCCTTCGAGGGGGTCCGCTCGCTGGCGCCGTACCTCACCCGGCTCAACGAGGTCCGCCGCGCGCACCCGGCGCTGCAGCGGCTCCGCAACCTCACCGTCCACCGCACCGACGACGAGCACGTGCTGGCCTTCAGCAAGCGCGAGGGCGACGACGTGGTGGTCGTGGTGATCAACCTGGACCCGCACAGCACCCGCGAGACCACGGTCCACCTGGACCTCCCCGCACTCGGCCTGGACTGGAACGAGTCCTTCGCCGTGCACGACGAGCTCACCGACCAGACCTGGGCCTGGGGCGAGCACAACTACGTCCGCCTCGACCCGTTCATCGAACCAGCCCACGTGCTGGCCGTCAGGAGGACGCGTTGA
- the treS gene encoding maltose alpha-D-glucosyltransferase has product MTEVIADHHGVEEPADQTPEWFKTAVFYEVLVRSFRDANADGTGDFRGLVEKLDYLQWLGVDCLWVPPFFTSPLRDGGYDVADFTDILPECGTVEDFQLFLDEAHKRGIRVIIDFVMNHTSDAHPWFQESRRDPDGPYGDFYVWSDTDELYADARIIFVDTEPSNWTWDPVRGQYYWHRFFHHQPDLNFDNPAVHEAMLEAMDFWLAMGLDGFRLDAVPYLYERPGTNGENLPETHEMLKKVRRFVDQKYPGTVLLCEANQWPADVVEYFGDPSVGGDECHMAFHFPVMPRIFMAVRRESRYPISEIMEQTPDIPDGCQWGVFLRNHDELTLEMVTDEDRDYMWEEYAKDPRMKANIGIRRRLAPLLDNDVNRMELFTALLLSLPGSPVLYYGDEIGMGDNIWLGDRDGVRTPMQWTPDRNAGFSSATPGRLHLPLIQDPVNGYQSVNVEAQLENTSSLLHWTRRMIHARRNHHAFGLGTFTDLGGSNPSVLSYVREHVEEDGREDVVVCVNNLSRFPQPVQLDLRHWEGMVPVELLGGVPFPPIGELPYLLTIGGYGFYWFRLTRPATGEVTS; this is encoded by the coding sequence TTGACCGAGGTGATCGCCGACCACCACGGAGTGGAGGAGCCGGCCGACCAGACCCCCGAGTGGTTCAAGACCGCCGTCTTCTACGAGGTGCTGGTCCGCTCCTTCCGCGACGCCAACGCCGACGGGACCGGTGACTTCCGGGGCTTGGTGGAGAAGCTCGACTACCTGCAGTGGCTCGGGGTGGACTGCCTGTGGGTCCCGCCGTTCTTCACCTCGCCGCTGCGCGACGGCGGCTACGACGTGGCCGACTTCACCGACATCCTGCCGGAGTGCGGGACGGTCGAGGACTTCCAGCTGTTCCTCGACGAGGCCCACAAGCGCGGCATCCGGGTGATCATCGACTTCGTCATGAACCACACCAGTGACGCCCACCCGTGGTTCCAGGAGTCGCGACGCGACCCCGACGGCCCGTACGGCGACTTCTACGTGTGGTCCGACACCGACGAGCTGTACGCCGACGCCCGGATCATCTTCGTCGACACCGAGCCGTCGAACTGGACCTGGGACCCGGTCCGCGGTCAGTACTACTGGCACCGGTTCTTCCACCACCAGCCGGACCTCAACTTCGACAACCCGGCCGTCCACGAGGCGATGCTGGAGGCGATGGACTTCTGGCTCGCGATGGGCCTGGACGGCTTCCGCCTCGACGCCGTCCCCTACCTGTACGAGCGGCCGGGCACCAACGGCGAGAACCTCCCCGAGACCCACGAGATGCTCAAGAAGGTCCGGCGGTTCGTCGACCAGAAGTACCCCGGCACCGTCCTGCTGTGCGAGGCCAACCAGTGGCCGGCCGACGTCGTCGAGTACTTCGGCGACCCCTCGGTCGGCGGCGACGAGTGCCACATGGCCTTCCACTTCCCCGTGATGCCCCGCATCTTCATGGCGGTGCGACGCGAGTCGCGCTACCCCATCAGCGAGATCATGGAGCAGACGCCTGACATCCCCGACGGCTGCCAGTGGGGTGTGTTCCTCCGCAACCACGACGAGCTGACGCTCGAGATGGTGACCGACGAGGACCGCGACTACATGTGGGAGGAGTACGCCAAGGACCCCCGCATGAAGGCCAACATCGGCATCCGCCGGCGGTTGGCCCCGCTGCTCGACAACGACGTGAACCGGATGGAGCTGTTCACCGCCCTGCTGCTCTCGCTGCCGGGCTCCCCGGTCCTCTACTACGGCGACGAGATCGGGATGGGCGACAACATCTGGCTCGGTGACCGCGACGGCGTCCGCACCCCGATGCAGTGGACGCCCGACCGCAACGCAGGCTTCTCCTCCGCGACGCCGGGGCGGCTGCACCTGCCGCTGATCCAGGACCCCGTCAACGGCTACCAGAGCGTCAACGTGGAGGCGCAGCTGGAGAACACGTCCTCGCTGCTGCACTGGACGCGCCGGATGATCCACGCCCGGCGCAACCACCACGCCTTCGGGCTCGGCACCTTCACCGACCTCGGGGGCTCCAACCCGAGCGTTCTGTCCTACGTCCGGGAGCACGTCGAGGAGGACGGCCGCGAGGACGTCGTCGTCTGCGTCAACAACCTCTCCCGCTTCCCCCAGCCGGTGCAGCTCGACCTGCGCCACTGGGAGGGCATGGTGCCGGTGGAGCTGCTGGGCGGGGTGCCGTTCCCGCCGATCGGCGAGCTGCCGTACCTCCTGACGATCGGCGGCTACGGCTTCTACTGGTTCCGGCTCACCCGGCCGGCCACCGGCGAGGTGACCTCGTGA
- a CDS encoding maltokinase N-terminal cap-like domain-containing protein: MTLPLEDFLTGARWFGGKGRPLAVTGVRRLGLLGDERRGTGSPALALDLVTVDYSDAEGGTEYYQLPLSCYSEPQASLEHAAVGSTEDPDLGFVHVYDAVHDRQAMAHLLEAFDRQPTGGPLRFERLPGHDLDLGTHSTLFSGEQSNSSVAFGEDSLLKVFRKITPGRNPDITVHEVLTRAGSDHVAALFGWLESDSLLEGEVLQLAMLQQFLRTASDGWELALSSVRNLFAEADLHANEVGGDFAGEARRLGVALRETHETLAQHFPTRTRSTDEQAAVAAAMNARLDAAAAIVPQLVERVPAVRRVFDAAAGLTDVAVQQIHADLHLGQTLRTVKGWKIVDFEGEPAKPLAERQLPDTPWRDVAGMLRSFDYAPRVVERTYDDSDPSATEQRAYRSAEWSKRNRTAFLAAYAGRDLTPQENLLLAAYVADKAVYETVYEARNRPTWVSIPLDAISRVRPS, from the coding sequence GTGACGCTGCCGCTGGAGGACTTCCTGACCGGCGCCCGCTGGTTCGGGGGCAAGGGCCGGCCGCTGGCCGTGACCGGTGTCCGCCGGCTCGGGCTGCTCGGTGACGAGCGCCGGGGCACCGGCAGCCCGGCGCTGGCGCTGGACCTCGTGACGGTCGACTACTCCGACGCCGAGGGCGGCACGGAGTACTACCAGCTCCCGCTGTCGTGCTACTCCGAGCCGCAGGCCTCCCTCGAGCACGCCGCCGTCGGCAGCACCGAGGACCCCGACCTGGGGTTCGTCCACGTCTACGACGCGGTCCACGACCGCCAGGCCATGGCCCACCTGCTCGAGGCCTTCGACCGGCAGCCGACCGGCGGGCCGCTGCGATTCGAGCGGCTCCCCGGGCACGACCTCGACCTCGGCACCCACTCGACGCTCTTCTCCGGGGAGCAGTCGAACTCCTCGGTCGCCTTCGGGGAGGACTCCCTGCTCAAGGTGTTCCGCAAGATCACGCCGGGCCGCAACCCCGACATCACGGTCCACGAGGTGCTGACCCGCGCCGGCTCCGACCACGTCGCGGCGCTCTTCGGCTGGCTCGAGTCGGACTCCCTGCTCGAGGGCGAGGTGCTGCAGCTCGCGATGCTGCAGCAGTTCCTCCGCACCGCCAGCGACGGGTGGGAGCTGGCGCTCTCCAGCGTGCGCAACCTGTTCGCGGAGGCCGACCTCCACGCCAACGAGGTCGGCGGCGACTTCGCGGGCGAGGCGCGCCGGCTGGGCGTCGCGCTGCGGGAGACCCACGAGACCCTCGCGCAGCACTTCCCGACCCGGACCCGCTCCACCGACGAGCAGGCCGCGGTCGCCGCGGCCATGAACGCCCGGCTCGACGCGGCCGCCGCGATCGTGCCCCAGCTCGTCGAGCGGGTGCCCGCCGTGCGCCGGGTCTTCGACGCCGCGGCCGGCCTCACCGACGTCGCGGTGCAGCAGATCCACGCCGACCTCCACCTCGGCCAGACGCTGCGGACCGTCAAGGGCTGGAAGATCGTCGACTTCGAGGGTGAGCCCGCCAAGCCGCTCGCGGAGCGGCAGCTGCCCGACACCCCGTGGCGTGACGTCGCCGGCATGCTCCGCTCCTTCGACTACGCCCCGCGCGTCGTCGAGCGCACCTACGACGACTCCGATCCGTCCGCCACCGAGCAGCGCGCCTACCGCTCCGCCGAGTGGTCCAAGCGCAACCGGACCGCGTTCCTCGCTGCCTATGCCGGCCGCGACCTGACCCCGCAGGAGAACCTCCTGCTCGCGGCGTACGTCGCGGACAAGGCCGTCTACGAGACGGTGTACGAGGCACGAAACCGCCCGACCTGGGTGTCCATCCCCCTCGACGCGATCTCCCGAGTGAGGCCCTCATGA